A genomic segment from Neisseria perflava encodes:
- a CDS encoding RNA ligase RtcB family protein — translation MGNYSHHIQIIADSNTWIEGNAVAQLETTARLPHMLRVAGMPDLHAGRGYPVGAAFFSDRHFYPALIGNDIGCGMAFWQTDLRAAKLKPAKLAKQLGNIDTPLDKDEQVDLLGDAVDMHQFSDGLAVGTIGGGNHFAELQTVDTVYRTDLLPPDFDENHLQLLVHSGSRGLGQQILQYHIAAFGHQGLAEEGEAAAAYLAEHQTALEFASLNRRLIVARMLDRWRAEGTCLLDVHHNFLEQTEIDGTIGWLHRKGATPTDKGLVMIPGSRGDYSYLVQPAEDCQISLNTLAHGAGRKWQRGECKGRLSHKYTADSLRQTEFGSVVVCQDKALIFEEAPQAYKSIDSVIAAMKNAGLIELVARFKPVLTYKTGGECGA, via the coding sequence ATGGGCAATTATTCCCATCATATTCAAATTATTGCCGATTCAAATACATGGATTGAAGGCAACGCTGTCGCACAGCTTGAAACCACCGCCCGATTACCGCATATGTTGCGCGTTGCCGGAATGCCGGATTTACACGCAGGGCGCGGTTATCCGGTTGGCGCGGCATTTTTCAGCGACCGTCATTTTTATCCTGCCCTGATTGGAAACGACATCGGTTGCGGCATGGCGTTTTGGCAGACCGATTTACGCGCGGCCAAACTCAAACCTGCCAAACTCGCCAAACAGCTTGGCAATATCGATACGCCGCTAGATAAAGACGAACAGGTCGATTTATTAGGTGACGCTGTCGATATGCACCAATTTTCAGACGGCCTTGCTGTAGGTACGATTGGCGGCGGCAACCATTTTGCCGAGTTGCAAACCGTTGACACCGTTTATCGCACCGATTTGCTTCCGCCCGATTTTGATGAAAACCATCTGCAACTGTTGGTGCATAGCGGTTCGCGCGGATTGGGCCAGCAGATTTTGCAATACCATATTGCCGCCTTCGGGCATCAAGGTTTGGCGGAAGAGGGCGAAGCGGCGGCGGCCTATCTTGCCGAACACCAAACAGCCCTTGAATTTGCCAGCCTTAACCGCCGTTTGATTGTGGCCAGAATGCTTGACCGTTGGCGCGCAGAAGGAACATGCCTGCTCGATGTCCACCATAATTTTTTGGAACAAACCGAGATTGACGGCACAATCGGTTGGCTGCACCGAAAAGGCGCAACGCCCACCGATAAAGGCTTGGTCATGATACCCGGCTCGCGCGGCGATTACAGCTATCTGGTCCAACCTGCCGAAGATTGTCAAATTTCGTTGAATACCTTGGCTCACGGCGCAGGTCGGAAATGGCAGCGCGGCGAATGCAAAGGCAGGTTGTCGCACAAATACACTGCCGACAGCCTGCGCCAGACCGAATTCGGCAGCGTAGTCGTTTGTCAGGATAAGGCCTTGATTTTTGAAGAAGCGCCGCAGGCTTATAAAAGCATCGACAGCGTTATTGCCGCCATGAAAAACGCAGGTTTGATTGAATTGGTCGCGCGGTTTAAACCTGTTTTGACTTATAAAACCGGCGGCGAGTGTGGAGCGTAA